One Fimbriimonadia bacterium genomic window, ATGTATTCCGGGTAGCCCGCGAGGAATAGCAGTGCCAACGCGAACATGAGCACCGGCCCGATCACCCAGTTGAGGAGCAGCGAGATGCCAAGGATGCGAAAGTCGCGGAACACACTCGGCAACTCCTCGTACCGCACCTTGGCGAGCGGCGGGTACATCATCAGGATCAGCCCTACCGCAATCGGGATGGACGTGGTCCCCACCTGAAAGCGGGTACTCAGTTGCGCCACGGCGGGCCAGAAGTGACCGAGCCCTACCCCGAACGCCATGCCCAGGAATATCCACAACGTGAGGTAGCGGTCTAGCAGGCTCAGCCGTCGCATCGTCTCAACTCCTCCACCAACTGCTCGACTCGGGCACGTACTTCGTCCCGTATTCTTCGCACCTCTTCAATCGGCCGTCCCTTGGGGTCGTCCAACCCCCAGTCCTCGCACTCCATGCGAAGTGCCGGGCAGGACTCCGCGTCCACCCCGCATCCCATTGTGATCACCCTATCGGCCGCCTGTGCCATCTCGGGTGTCAGCAGCTTGGGTGTATGCCCCGACATGTCGTATCCGACCTCTGCCATCGCCTCCACCACCATCGGATTGAGCGTTGCTCCACCCTCGGTGCCAGCCGACTCCGCGATCGCGACATCCGCACCCAACCGCCTGAGAAATGCCTCGGCCATCTGGCTGCGCCCGGCGTTGTGTACGCATACGAATAGCACCCGCTTCATG contains:
- a CDS encoding arsenate reductase ArsC translates to MKRVLFVCVHNAGRSQMAEAFLRRLGADVAIAESAGTEGGATLNPMVVEAMAEVGYDMSGHTPKLLTPEMAQAADRVITMGCGVDAESCPALRMECEDWGLDDPKGRPIEEVRRIRDEVRARVEQLVEELRRCDG